The following are from one region of the Littorina saxatilis isolate snail1 linkage group LG2, US_GU_Lsax_2.0, whole genome shotgun sequence genome:
- the LOC138958993 gene encoding synaptotagmin-15-like isoform X2, which produces MGSSWLPEDAEGKTLALVLGCGAAVLLLLVVVVVVWTRRRRRKPFDISLEDINNDPISVKSAPTSRTPSPKLPKRLSCPDAFQFPKQSLLVRSMTVDRVPDFTLPPERVQPRANGEKGANTTPLQYQQSLIGSLQPDLYSHSSSFSEEEDNYLPMSTYGRLWYSIVYDAAVEQLNVTLIKVKDLPGRGSHRFPRDPYVKIFLLPDDRTCRTSKVRKRTLSPIFNENFVFQVSEDDIKNRVLRFSVYDVDKRKVRHSLGHVIVPLRDVDLGHVDTYWSDLEPMTQALSSLGEIQMSLCYNPQTEKIKIGVMKARNLKHADFDQDTRFYLRVQLFYGRKIHRTKRTGSRGASVEMDMNESLSFSVAGKQMDSCRLEAALMMTAQRNGGMLTHDVEYGRVVMGPFMYARGEELIHWQEMQAQPRVPITRWHALTSNVSHD; this is translated from the exons GAAAGACATTGGCACTGGTTCTGGGCTGTGGCGCCGCTGTACTCTTGCttctcgtcgtcgtcgttgtcgtctggacgcgacgacgacgacgaaagCCCTTCGACATCAGCCTGGAAGACATCAACAACGACCCCATCAGCGTAAAGTCCGCTCCAACATCCAG GACGCCCTCGCCGAAACTGCCCAAGCGGCTGTCATGTCCAGACGCATTCCAATTCCCCAAGCAGAGTCTGCTGGTCAGGTCCATGACGGTGGACCGGGTACCCGACTTCACACTTCCACCCGAGCGAGTGCAGCCGCGGGCCAACGGGGAAAAGGGCGCCAACACCACCCCGCTACAGTACCAGCAGAGTCTTATTGGGTCGCTGCAGCCCGATTTATACAg CCACAGCAGCAGTTTCTCGGAGGAGGAAGATAACTACCTGCCTATGTCCACGTACGGACGGCTGTGGTACTCCATCGTGTATGACGCTGCTGTTGAGCAGCTCAATGTCACCCTCATTAAGGTCAAGGACTTACCTG GACGAGGCTCCCACCGATTCCCACGTGACCCCTACGTCAAAATCTTCCTTCTACCAGACGACCGGACCTGTCGAACATCCAAAGTGCGCAAGAGGACACTGTCGCCCATTTTCAACGAAAACTTTGTTTTCCAG GTGTCTGAAGACGACATTAAGAACCGGGTACTCAGGTTTTCGGTGTATGACGTTGACAAGCGAAAAGTACGTCACTCCTTGGGCCACGTCATTGTACCACTCCGTGACGTAGATCTGGGTCACGTGGATACCTACTGGTCCGATCTCGAACCGATgacacag GCATTGTCTTCGCTGGGAGAGATACAGATGAGTCTATGCTACAACCCCCAGACGGAGAAGATCAAGATCGGGGTGATGAAGGCACGAAACCTCAAACACGCAGACTTTGATCAGGACACAC GCTTCTACCTTCGAGTCCAGCTGTTCTACGGGCGCAAGATCCACCGGACGAAGCGCACAGGGTCACGTGGCGCCTCGGTGGAGATGGACATGAACGAGTCCCTGTCCTTCTCAGTGGCCGGCAAACAGATGGACTCTTGCCGCCTGGAGGCCGCCCTCATGATGACCGCTCAACGCAACGGGGGCATGCTGACCCACGACGTGGAGTACGGGCGCGTGGTGATGGGCCCCTTCATGTACGCGCGTGGCGAGGAGCTCATTCACTGGCAGGAGATGCAGGCACAACCCCGCGTGCCCATCACGCGCTGGCACGCGCTGACGTCCAATGTCAGCCACGACTGA